Below is a window of Variovorax sp. TBS-050B DNA.
ACCCGGCCGACCAGGTGCGCGTGAAGGCGCGCGACCGCGTGCGCATCGTGCAGATGCCGGTCACGCGCGCGGCCGCGCCCGTGGTCGAGGCCCCGGTCGAGGCGGCAAAGGAAAACAAAGCATGACGCTCACGCTCGGACACTTCCTCTCGCTCGGCGCGATGCTCTTCGCGCTGTCGGTGATCGGCATCTTCCTGAACCGCAAGAACCTGATCGTGCTGCTGATGGCGATCGAGCTGATGCTGCTCGCGGTCAACATGAACTTCGTCGCCTTCTCGTACTACCTGGGCGACATGCACGGCCAGATCTTCGTGTTCTTCATCCTGACGGTGGCGGCGGCCGAATCGGCCATCGGCCTGGCGCTGCTGGTCCTGTTGTTCCGCAACAAGTCCAACATCAACGTCGACGAGCTGAATGCGCTCAAGGGATAACGACAAGAACTGACCATGAGCGCAACTCTCTCCGCATCCACGCTGCTGGCCGTTCCGCTGGCACCCCTGGTCGGCGCCGCCGCGGCCGGCCTCTTCGGCACCAAGTTCGGTGGCAACCACATCGGCCGCAAGGTCACGCACTCGCTGACGATCCTCGGCGTGTTCGTCGCCTTCGTCATCTCGGCCATGACGCTGCAGTCGGTCATCGTCGACGGCGCCCGCTTCAACCAGACGATCTACGAATGGATGACCGTCGGCGGCCTGCGCATGGAAGTCGGCTTCCTGGTCGACGGCCTCACGGCCATGATGATGTGCGTCGTGACCTTCGTCTCGCTGATGGTGCACATCTACACCATCGGCTACATGGAGGAAGACGAGGGCTACAACCGCTTCTTCGCCTACATCTCGCTCTTCACCTTCTCGATGCTGATGCTCGTGATGAGCAACAACATGCTCCAGCTGTTCTTCGGCTGGGAAGCGGTGGGCCTGGTGTCGTACCTGCTGATCGGCTTCTGGTTCAACAAGCCGACCGCGATCTTCGCGAACATGAAGGCCTTCCTGGTCAACCGCGTGGGCGACTTCGGCTTCATCCTGGGCATCGGCCTGATCGCCGCCTATGCCGGCACGCTGAACTACGGCGAAGCCTTCGCCAAGGCCGGCACGCTGGCCGGCATCACCTTCCCGGGCACCGAGTGGATGCTCATCACGGTGATCTGCATCTGCCTGTTCATCGGCGCGATGGGCAAGAGCGCGCAGTTCCCGCTGCACGTGTGGCTGCCGGACTCGATGGAAGGCCCCACGCCGATCTCGGCGCTGATTCACGCGGCCACCATGGTGACCGCGGGCATCTTCATGGTGGCGCGCATGTCGCCGCTGTTCGAGCTCAGCGACACGGCGCTCTCGTTCATCCTCGTGATCGGCGCGATCACCGCGCTCTTCATGGGCTTCCTGGGCATCATCCAGAACGACATCAAGCGCGTGGTCGCGTACTCCACGCTCTCGCAGCTCGGCTACATGACGGTGGCGCTCGGTGCATCGGCCTATTCGGTCGCGGTGTTCCACCTGATGACGCACGCCTTCTTCAAGGCGCTGCTGTTCCTCGGCGCGGGCTCGGTCATCATCGGCATGCACCACAACCAGGACATCCGCTGGATGGGCGGCGTGCGCAAGTACATGCCGATCACCTGGATCACTTCGCTGCTCGGCTCGCTCGCGCTGATCGGCACGCCGCTGTTCTCGGGCTTCTACTCGAAGGACAGCATCATCGAGGCGGTCAAGGAAAGCCACCTCTGGGGCGCGCAGTTCGCCTACTGGGCGGTGCTGGCCGGCGTGTTCGTGACGGCGTTCTACTCGTTCCGCATGTACTTCCTGGTCTTCCACGGCAAGGAGCGCTACGACCAGAACCCCGACGCGCACCACGACGACCATGCGCACGACGACCACGGCCATGGCCACCACGACCACAAGCCGCACGAGTCGCCCTGGGTGGTGTGGCTGCCGCTGGTGCTGCTCGCGATCCCGTCGGTGGTGATCGGCTACATGACGATCGAGCCGATGCTCTTCGGCGACTTCTTCAAGGATGCGATCGTCGTCGACGCTGCCAAGCACCATGCGATGAAGGAACTCGGCGAAGCCTTCCACGGCCCGATGGCGATGGCGCTGCACGGCCTGCAGACGCCGCCGTTCTGGCTCGCGCTCGCGGGCGTGGTGGTCTCGTACCTGATGTACATGCAGTTCCCGGCCGTGCCGGCCGCGATCAAGCGCGCCTTCGGCCCGGTCTACCGCCTGCTCGAGAACAAGTACTACCTCGACTGGATCAACGAGAACATCGTGGCGCGCGGCGCGCGCGCGCTCGGCACCGGCCTCTGGAAGGGCGGCGACCAGGCGCTGATCGACGGCGCCCTGGTCAACGGCTC
It encodes the following:
- the nuoK gene encoding NADH-quinone oxidoreductase subunit NuoK, whose protein sequence is MTLTLGHFLSLGAMLFALSVIGIFLNRKNLIVLLMAIELMLLAVNMNFVAFSYYLGDMHGQIFVFFILTVAAAESAIGLALLVLLFRNKSNINVDELNALKG
- the nuoL gene encoding NADH-quinone oxidoreductase subunit L; the encoded protein is MSATLSASTLLAVPLAPLVGAAAAGLFGTKFGGNHIGRKVTHSLTILGVFVAFVISAMTLQSVIVDGARFNQTIYEWMTVGGLRMEVGFLVDGLTAMMMCVVTFVSLMVHIYTIGYMEEDEGYNRFFAYISLFTFSMLMLVMSNNMLQLFFGWEAVGLVSYLLIGFWFNKPTAIFANMKAFLVNRVGDFGFILGIGLIAAYAGTLNYGEAFAKAGTLAGITFPGTEWMLITVICICLFIGAMGKSAQFPLHVWLPDSMEGPTPISALIHAATMVTAGIFMVARMSPLFELSDTALSFILVIGAITALFMGFLGIIQNDIKRVVAYSTLSQLGYMTVALGASAYSVAVFHLMTHAFFKALLFLGAGSVIIGMHHNQDIRWMGGVRKYMPITWITSLLGSLALIGTPLFSGFYSKDSIIEAVKESHLWGAQFAYWAVLAGVFVTAFYSFRMYFLVFHGKERYDQNPDAHHDDHAHDDHGHGHHDHKPHESPWVVWLPLVLLAIPSVVIGYMTIEPMLFGDFFKDAIVVDAAKHHAMKELGEAFHGPMAMALHGLQTPPFWLALAGVVVSYLMYMQFPAVPAAIKRAFGPVYRLLENKYYLDWINENIVARGARALGTGLWKGGDQALIDGALVNGSWKVVGRISGVVRWLQSGYIYHYAFAMLLGIFILMTYFVWFKR